One stretch of Nocardia mangyaensis DNA includes these proteins:
- a CDS encoding citrate synthase 2: MTTSSVPQDFVSGLEGVVAFTTDIAEPDKDGGALRYRGVDIENLVANRVTFGDVWALLVDGQFGRGLPPAEPFPLPVHTGDVRVDVQAGLAMLAPIWGYEPLLDIDDETARENLARASVMALSYVAQSARGIYQPAVPQREIDECTTVTERFMTRWKGDPDPAHTEAIDAYWVSAAEHGMNASTFTARVIASTGADVAASLSGAIGAMSGPLHGGAPARVLPMIEAVERDGDARALVKGILDRKEKLMGFGHRVYRAEDPRARVLRATAKRLNAPRYEVAAALEQAALAELRERRPDRAIETNVEFWAAVILDFAEVPAHMMPAMFTCGRTAGWCAHILEQKQLGKLVRPAAIYTGPGPRTPEEVAGWSTISQS, translated from the coding sequence ATGACTACCAGCTCGGTACCACAGGATTTCGTCAGCGGATTGGAAGGCGTGGTGGCCTTCACCACCGACATCGCCGAGCCGGACAAGGACGGTGGCGCGCTGCGATATCGCGGCGTCGACATCGAGAACCTGGTGGCCAACCGAGTGACCTTCGGTGACGTGTGGGCCCTGCTGGTCGACGGTCAGTTCGGCCGCGGCCTGCCGCCCGCCGAGCCGTTCCCGCTGCCGGTGCACACCGGTGACGTGCGCGTCGACGTACAGGCGGGCCTGGCCATGCTCGCCCCGATCTGGGGCTACGAGCCGCTGCTCGACATCGACGACGAGACCGCCCGCGAGAACCTCGCCCGCGCCTCGGTGATGGCGCTGTCCTATGTCGCCCAGTCCGCGCGCGGCATCTATCAGCCCGCCGTCCCGCAGCGCGAGATCGACGAGTGCACCACCGTCACCGAGCGCTTCATGACCCGTTGGAAGGGTGACCCCGACCCGGCGCACACCGAGGCGATCGACGCCTACTGGGTTTCCGCCGCCGAACACGGCATGAACGCCTCCACCTTCACCGCCCGCGTCATCGCCTCCACCGGCGCCGACGTGGCCGCCTCGCTCTCCGGCGCGATCGGCGCCATGTCCGGCCCGCTGCACGGCGGCGCCCCCGCCCGCGTCCTGCCGATGATCGAAGCGGTCGAACGCGACGGCGACGCCCGCGCGCTGGTCAAGGGCATCCTGGATCGCAAAGAGAAGCTGATGGGCTTCGGCCACCGCGTCTACCGCGCCGAGGACCCCCGCGCCCGCGTCCTGCGCGCCACCGCCAAGCGCCTCAACGCCCCCCGCTACGAAGTGGCCGCCGCCCTCGAACAGGCCGCCCTCGCCGAACTCCGCGAGCGCCGCCCCGACCGCGCCATCGAAACCAACGTCGAATTCTGGGCCGCGGTCATCCTCGACTTCGCCGAGGTCCCCGCCCACATGATGCCCGCCATGTTCACCTGTGGGCGCACCGCGGGCTGGTGTGCGCACATCCTCGAGCAGAAGCAGCTGGGCAAGCTGGTCCGCCCGGCAGCCATCTACACCGGCCCCGGCCCCCGC